In Paenibacillus sonchi, a single genomic region encodes these proteins:
- a CDS encoding TIM barrel protein → MSMFKFSVGPWNVHDGADTYGPATRTEIDFEEKIKTFAEMGFSAIQFHDDDAVPNMNVLTDEEIKTEARKVKALLDKYNLVAEFVAPRLWMDRHTVDGGFMSGSEEDREFAMWRSYRSIDIANELGCDKVVLWLAREGTLCAESKSPVTATKQLIDAINKMLQYDAEIKILIEPKPNEPIDRSICGTLGHVLAVSAATIDPSRVGGLLESAHATLAGLDPSHEIGFALAMNKLWGVHLNDQNGLKFDQDKSFGVENLRQAFNQIKVLVENNYGSNGEYVGLDVKAMRTTKDQDRYKHLENSLNIVRTLEEKAKRFDYEFQKQCVENRDFEGLEMYVMNLLMGID, encoded by the coding sequence ATGTCTATGTTTAAGTTTTCTGTCGGCCCTTGGAATGTTCATGATGGAGCAGATACTTACGGGCCGGCAACCCGTACGGAAATCGATTTTGAAGAGAAAATCAAAACTTTTGCTGAAATGGGGTTCAGCGCAATCCAATTCCATGACGATGATGCAGTGCCCAATATGAACGTTCTGACAGATGAAGAAATAAAAACTGAAGCCAGAAAAGTGAAGGCCCTTCTGGACAAGTATAATTTGGTTGCCGAATTTGTAGCGCCCAGATTATGGATGGACCGACATACAGTGGACGGTGGATTCATGTCCGGATCTGAAGAAGACCGAGAATTTGCAATGTGGAGATCCTATCGCTCCATTGATATTGCTAACGAATTGGGCTGTGACAAAGTTGTTTTGTGGCTTGCCAGAGAAGGAACGCTTTGTGCTGAAAGTAAGAGTCCGGTTACAGCAACTAAGCAATTGATAGATGCAATCAATAAAATGCTGCAGTATGATGCTGAAATTAAAATCTTGATCGAACCCAAACCGAATGAGCCCATTGACCGGAGTATTTGTGGAACACTCGGCCATGTTCTTGCCGTATCAGCTGCAACTATAGATCCTTCAAGAGTCGGTGGTTTGCTTGAGTCTGCGCATGCAACATTGGCGGGGCTTGATCCATCCCACGAAATCGGATTTGCTTTGGCAATGAATAAGCTGTGGGGTGTCCACCTGAATGATCAGAACGGTTTGAAATTCGATCAAGACAAAAGCTTCGGTGTGGAGAACCTTCGTCAGGCCTTTAATCAGATTAAAGTGCTGGTTGAAAATAATTACGGCTCCAATGGTGAATATGTGGGACTTGATGTCAAGGCGATGAGAACCACAAAGGATCAAGACCGTTATAAACATTTGGAGAATAGCTTGAATATTGTAAGAACATTGGAAGAAAAGGCCAAACGTTTTGATTATGAGTTCCAGAAGCAATGTGTAGAAAATAGGGATTTCGAGGGACTGGAAATGTATGTGATGAACCTGCTGATGGGGATTGATTAA